One Peptostreptococcus equinus genomic window carries:
- a CDS encoding adenine phosphoribosyltransferase, protein MNLEKKIRNIQDFPKPGIGFKDITTLIGDGEAFKYTIDKMVNDIKAYDVDIVVGPEARGFIFGTPVAYGLGVGFVPIRKPGKLPSEVESYEYDLEYGTDILEIHKDAIKPGMKVAIVDDLLATGGTTKAATELIEKLGGEVVILEFVIELEFLNGREKLQQYNVNSLVSYSAE, encoded by the coding sequence ATGAATTTAGAAAAAAAAATAAGAAATATACAGGATTTTCCAAAGCCAGGTATAGGTTTTAAGGATATTACTACACTGATTGGCGATGGAGAAGCTTTTAAATATACTATAGACAAAATGGTTAATGATATTAAAGCTTATGATGTTGATATTGTAGTTGGACCAGAGGCAAGAGGTTTTATTTTTGGTACGCCAGTTGCGTATGGATTAGGAGTAGGTTTTGTGCCAATTAGAAAGCCAGGAAAGCTTCCTTCAGAAGTGGAATCATATGAGTATGATTTAGAATACGGTACTGATATATTAGAAATTCATAAAGATGCAATAAAACCAGGAATGAAAGTAGCCATAGTCGATGATTTACTTGCTACAGGTGGAACTACAAAAGCTGCAACTGAGCTAATTGAAAAATTAGGTGGAGAAGTGGTAATACTTGAGTTTGTTATAGAATTAGAATTTTTAAATGGTAGAGAAAAATTACAGCAATATAATGTAAATTCATTAGTTTCATATTCTGCTGAATAA
- a CDS encoding RelA/SpoT family protein — MYDTDLQKLIDKIKSYAPNADIEKVARVYDLAKKAHEEQYRKSGEPYIIHPIAVANILADMQLDIDTICAGILHDVVEDTDYTLEQVEEWFGKDVAVLVDGVTKLGKIHYMTKEESQSENLRKMFLAMAKDMRVILIKLSDRLHNMRTLEYMDSSKAKYKAQETLDIYAGIAHRLGISKIKWELEDLSLRFLDPDGYYDLVHKVNMKREQRLAYIESIVEIIKKTFKELEIPCEVYGRPKHFYSIYRKMKNKGKSFDEIYDLTAVRVIVDSVKDCYSVLGVVHTLWKPMPGRFKDYIAMPKPNMYQSLHTTVIGPDGEPVEIQIRTHEMHNIAEYGIAAHWKYKEGITGKDPSSIDERLQWLRLMMEWEKDVTDPHEFLDALKDDVLNYQVYVFTPQGEVIELPNGSTPIDFAYRIHSKVGNKCVGAKVNGRIVPLDSKLQNGTIVEILTSANSPGPSRDWIGLVKTSNARNKIRQFFKKERKEENYERGLAILDRELKRNKLDKNDQDVINALKEVGVKFNQPNYEDFIATIGYGGIIGTQVANKVKDMLLKDARRLEKEQKASQEENVEAHTKVEKNKNKHKKTEKRHTGVQVDGLEGIYVRFAKCCNPLPGDEIVGYITRGRGVTVHRSDCENILRDKEKNKDKMINVSWIEDNDSRFEAEIQLKANDRRGIVNEVTHVISNEKVALVGIYARRGQSIGIIIDLIVEVNGIEQLNTLIRKMMNVPGIEDAYRVHGK; from the coding sequence ATGTATGATACAGATTTACAAAAATTAATAGATAAAATTAAAAGTTATGCGCCTAATGCTGATATCGAAAAGGTAGCTAGAGTTTACGATCTTGCCAAAAAAGCACATGAAGAACAGTATAGAAAATCAGGTGAGCCTTATATTATTCATCCAATTGCAGTAGCTAATATTTTAGCAGATATGCAACTTGACATAGATACAATATGTGCTGGCATATTGCACGATGTAGTAGAGGATACGGATTATACATTAGAACAGGTAGAAGAATGGTTTGGTAAAGATGTAGCTGTTTTAGTTGATGGTGTTACAAAATTAGGTAAGATTCATTATATGACTAAAGAAGAATCTCAATCAGAAAATCTTAGAAAAATGTTTTTAGCAATGGCTAAAGATATGAGAGTAATACTAATAAAACTATCTGATAGATTACACAATATGAGAACATTAGAGTACATGGATTCTTCAAAAGCAAAATATAAGGCACAAGAGACCCTAGACATTTATGCAGGTATAGCTCATAGGCTAGGTATATCTAAAATCAAATGGGAGTTAGAGGACTTGTCTTTAAGATTTTTAGATCCAGATGGTTATTATGATTTAGTTCACAAAGTGAACATGAAAAGAGAACAAAGACTTGCATACATTGAATCTATAGTAGAAATTATTAAAAAGACTTTTAAAGAACTGGAAATTCCATGTGAAGTTTATGGAAGGCCAAAGCATTTTTATTCTATTTATAGAAAAATGAAGAATAAAGGTAAGAGTTTTGATGAAATATATGATTTGACAGCTGTAAGAGTAATAGTAGATTCTGTAAAGGATTGTTATTCTGTTCTTGGTGTAGTACATACTTTATGGAAGCCGATGCCAGGAAGATTTAAGGATTATATAGCTATGCCAAAACCTAATATGTATCAGTCTCTTCATACGACAGTTATTGGTCCAGATGGAGAGCCAGTAGAAATACAAATTAGAACCCATGAAATGCATAATATAGCTGAATATGGTATAGCTGCTCACTGGAAGTACAAGGAAGGTATAACAGGTAAAGATCCTTCTAGTATAGATGAAAGATTGCAGTGGCTAAGATTAATGATGGAATGGGAAAAAGATGTAACAGATCCACATGAGTTCTTAGATGCATTGAAAGATGATGTATTAAATTATCAAGTGTATGTATTTACGCCACAGGGTGAGGTAATTGAATTACCTAATGGATCTACTCCAATTGACTTTGCATATAGAATACACTCCAAGGTAGGTAATAAATGTGTAGGAGCAAAAGTTAATGGAAGAATAGTCCCTTTGGATTCAAAATTACAAAATGGTACTATAGTAGAGATATTGACATCAGCTAATTCTCCAGGTCCAAGTAGAGACTGGATAGGACTTGTAAAAACTTCAAATGCGAGAAATAAAATTAGACAATTCTTTAAAAAGGAAAGAAAAGAAGAGAACTATGAAAGAGGCTTGGCAATTTTAGATAGAGAGCTAAAGAGAAATAAATTAGACAAAAATGATCAAGATGTTATAAATGCATTAAAAGAAGTAGGTGTTAAATTTAATCAGCCAAACTATGAAGATTTTATTGCAACAATAGGTTACGGTGGTATCATTGGTACCCAGGTAGCCAATAAAGTAAAAGACATGCTTTTGAAAGATGCAAGAAGACTTGAAAAAGAGCAAAAAGCAAGCCAAGAAGAAAATGTTGAAGCACATACTAAGGTAGAAAAAAATAAAAATAAACATAAAAAGACAGAAAAAAGACATACTGGTGTACAGGTGGATGGTCTGGAAGGAATTTATGTTAGATTTGCTAAATGTTGTAATCCACTTCCTGGAGACGAAATAGTCGGATATATTACTAGGGGTAGAGGTGTGACAGTTCATAGGTCAGATTGTGAAAATATATTAAGAGATAAAGAAAAGAATAAAGATAAAATGATAAATGTTTCATGGATAGAGGATAATGATTCTAGATTTGAAGCTGAAATACAATTAAAAGCAAATGATAGAAGAGGTATTGTAAACGAAGTTACACATGTTATTTCAAATGAAAAGGTGGCTTTGGTAGGTATATATGCAAGAAGGGGACAAAGTATAGGAATAATTATTGATTTAATAGTAGAAGTAAATGGTATTGAACAGTTGAATACTTTGATTAGAAAGATGATGAATGTTCCTGGTATTGAAGATGCATATAGAGTTCATGGAAAATAA
- the dtd gene encoding D-aminoacyl-tRNA deacylase, with amino-acid sequence MRAVVQRVVSSNVKVDGQLTGQIKKGIMVLLGVGQEDTIKDVDYMVDKIINLRIFEDENDKMNLSLKDVSGQLLVVSQFTLFGDCRKGRRPGFSDAARPEMADDLYMKFVEKARNNGIHVETGKFRTHMMVELINDGPVTLLIDSNKNF; translated from the coding sequence ATGAGAGCAGTTGTTCAAAGAGTAGTATCATCAAATGTTAAAGTAGATGGTCAATTGACTGGGCAAATAAAAAAAGGAATAATGGTATTATTAGGAGTTGGCCAAGAAGATACAATAAAAGACGTAGATTATATGGTTGACAAGATTATAAATCTAAGAATTTTTGAAGATGAAAATGACAAGATGAATCTATCATTAAAGGATGTAAGTGGACAATTATTGGTGGTTAGTCAATTTACTTTATTTGGAGATTGTAGAAAAGGAAGAAGACCAGGGTTTTCTGATGCTGCTAGACCAGAAATGGCTGATGATTTATATATGAAATTTGTGGAAAAAGCAAGAAATAATGGTATACACGTTGAGACTGGAAAATTTAGAACTCATATGATGGTTGAACTAATAAATGATGGACCAGTAACTTTACTAATAGATTCAAATAAAAATTTTTAG
- a CDS encoding MBL fold metallo-hydrolase, giving the protein MKIQAIADRMMQQNTFIIYDEQTKEAAVIDPSLNIKEELECINKNNLKVNYILLTHGHADHIGDVLELKKITGAKIVASINEKELLNDASKNLSTEFYQEKIEFDADEYVNDRDKLKMGEHTFSFFFTPGHTPGGMCIRCENDMFTGDTLFNGSIGRTDLYGGDYNQMLKSLKKLSRMEDQIRIHPGHGPSSTLGEEKKSNYYMKLVV; this is encoded by the coding sequence ATGAAAATACAAGCTATTGCTGATAGAATGATGCAGCAGAATACTTTTATAATATATGATGAACAAACTAAAGAGGCAGCTGTAATTGATCCATCTTTAAATATAAAAGAAGAGTTAGAATGTATTAATAAAAACAATTTAAAAGTTAATTATATTTTGCTGACTCATGGACATGCAGATCATATAGGTGACGTTCTAGAATTAAAGAAAATCACAGGTGCAAAGATAGTGGCATCTATAAATGAAAAAGAATTATTAAATGATGCAAGCAAGAATTTAAGTACTGAATTTTATCAGGAAAAAATAGAATTTGATGCAGACGAATATGTAAATGATAGAGATAAATTGAAAATGGGTGAACATACTTTTTCATTTTTCTTTACACCAGGACATACTCCAGGCGGTATGTGTATAAGATGTGAAAATGATATGTTTACAGGTGATACATTATTTAATGGATCAATAGGTAGAACAGACTTATATGGAGGAGACTATAATCAGATGCTTAAGTCTCTTAAAAAACTTAGTAGGATGGAAGATCAAATTAGAATACATCCAGGTCATGGACCATCTTCTACACTAGGTGAAGAAAAGAAATCAAATTATTATATGAAATTGGTGGTATAA
- the hemZ gene encoding coproporphyrinogen dehydrogenase HemZ, with protein MIKILLQGHDYKYEIAEFLKLFTSEFSFIDGSEDFDVINQVDILMSQLYIGKTDQKIRVSATSQVISDGEILFNNSIEEEYLLEEKKFAKNNKKIDNIVKTMSKRVIQKSMYPYFVDKYKIDLPWGILTGIRPVKKIHSLLDEGMDYEEIGKFMIDKYLISEEKLELILNIAKRERKFIYPLSENKISMYVSIPFCPSRCVYCSFPSNTLSEFGDVRDKYIEKLLWEIEGTHRQIMEGKKEIETLYIGGGTPTSLEAKQLDRLMSGLKNILDFTNIKEFTVEAGRPDTIDEEKLLVLKNHKVSRISINPQSMNEDTLLKIGRKHSVDDIKSVFKLARKMGFDNINMDLILGLPGEDPNMVKNTIKEILELNPENITVHTLALKRTSEISMNIEKYREGFTDYNNMVDMISICKEELSKNGYNPYYMYRQKHMLGNLENIGYSKKGFECLYNMQIMEERQTNMAFGAGAVSKFVYLDEDRLERVDDVKNLEIYLERVDDMINKKIREVRKNGD; from the coding sequence ATGATAAAAATTTTATTACAAGGACATGATTATAAATATGAAATTGCTGAGTTCTTGAAACTTTTTACTTCTGAGTTTTCTTTTATAGATGGCTCAGAAGATTTTGACGTTATAAACCAAGTTGATATTTTAATGAGTCAGCTTTATATTGGAAAGACAGACCAAAAGATAAGAGTAAGTGCAACTAGTCAAGTGATTTCAGATGGAGAGATATTATTTAATAATTCTATAGAAGAAGAATATTTATTAGAAGAAAAAAAATTTGCAAAAAACAATAAAAAAATAGATAATATAGTTAAGACTATGTCTAAAAGAGTAATTCAAAAATCTATGTACCCATATTTTGTAGATAAATATAAAATTGATTTACCGTGGGGAATACTGACAGGGATTAGACCTGTTAAAAAAATTCATTCATTGCTAGATGAAGGTATGGATTATGAAGAAATTGGCAAATTTATGATTGATAAATATCTTATAAGTGAGGAAAAATTGGAGCTTATATTAAATATAGCAAAAAGAGAAAGGAAATTTATTTATCCATTATCAGAAAATAAAATTTCAATGTATGTGAGTATACCATTTTGTCCAAGTAGGTGTGTATATTGTTCATTTCCATCAAATACCCTAAGTGAATTTGGAGATGTAAGGGATAAGTATATAGAAAAACTATTGTGGGAAATTGAAGGAACTCACAGGCAGATAATGGAAGGTAAGAAAGAAATAGAGACTCTTTATATTGGTGGAGGAACTCCTACATCACTTGAAGCCAAGCAATTGGATAGATTAATGTCTGGATTAAAGAATATATTAGATTTTACTAATATAAAAGAATTTACAGTAGAAGCTGGTAGACCTGATACAATTGATGAAGAAAAACTTTTAGTTTTAAAAAATCATAAGGTATCTAGAATCAGCATTAATCCTCAATCTATGAATGAAGATACATTGCTCAAAATAGGAAGAAAACACAGTGTTGATGATATAAAAAGCGTATTTAAATTGGCTAGAAAAATGGGATTCGATAATATAAATATGGATTTGATACTTGGACTTCCTGGTGAAGATCCAAATATGGTTAAAAACACTATAAAAGAAATATTAGAGTTAAATCCGGAAAATATTACAGTTCATACTCTAGCTTTAAAAAGAACATCAGAAATTTCTATGAATATAGAAAAGTATAGAGAGGGATTTACTGACTACAATAATATGGTAGATATGATTTCTATATGTAAAGAAGAGCTGTCAAAAAATGGATATAATCCATATTATATGTATAGGCAGAAACATATGCTAGGTAATTTAGAAAATATTGGTTATTCTAAAAAAGGCTTTGAATGTCTGTATAATATGCAGATTATGGAAGAAAGACAGACAAATATGGCATTTGGTGCAGGAGCTGTATCAAAATTTGTATATTTGGATGAAGACAGATTAGAAAGAGTAGATGATGTAAAGAACTTAGAAATTTATCTAGAAAGAGTAGATGATATGATAAATAAAAAAATTAGGGAGGTAAGGAAGAATGGCGATTAA
- the hisS gene encoding histidine--tRNA ligase: MAINAPRGTKDITSSDSYKWNYVENKFKELCKLYGYEEIRTPIFENTELFQRGVGDTTDIVQKEMYTFTDRGERNLTLKPEGTAGVVRAFIEHKMFADAQPTKLFYITPCFRYERPQSGRQRQFHQFGVEAIGSDSPSLDAEAISLAMQFLNELGLKDLSVSINSVGCPVCREPYNKLLKEYLESKSDLLCDLCNERREKNPMRVIDCKVETCQENIKDIPLIADHLCPDCQEHFDNLKKYLDEMEIKYTVDKKIVRGLDYYKRTAFEIISNDLGAQSTVCGGGRYDGLVEQIGGPKGYSGVGFAIGAERLLLTLEANDIEIENDNKIDIYVVTIGELAKTKSFSILKELRENHISADKDHLDRSLKAQFKYANKIKSKYTVVIGDDEINNDEVNLKNMEDSQQKTIKLSQLVDELKSLL; this comes from the coding sequence ATGGCGATTAATGCTCCTAGAGGAACAAAGGACATAACTTCTTCTGATTCTTATAAATGGAATTATGTTGAAAATAAATTTAAGGAATTATGCAAATTATATGGTTATGAAGAGATAAGAACTCCTATATTTGAAAATACTGAATTATTTCAAAGGGGTGTAGGCGATACTACTGATATAGTACAAAAGGAAATGTATACTTTTACTGATAGAGGTGAAAGAAATCTAACTCTGAAGCCTGAGGGCACAGCAGGTGTAGTAAGAGCTTTTATAGAACATAAAATGTTCGCAGATGCTCAGCCTACAAAGTTATTTTATATTACACCTTGTTTTAGATATGAAAGACCTCAGTCAGGCAGACAAAGACAATTTCATCAATTTGGAGTGGAAGCAATAGGAAGTGATAGTCCTTCTTTAGACGCAGAAGCAATTTCATTGGCAATGCAGTTTTTAAATGAACTTGGTCTAAAAGATTTGTCGGTATCTATAAATTCGGTAGGTTGTCCAGTATGTAGAGAACCATACAATAAATTGCTAAAAGAATATCTTGAATCAAAATCTGACTTATTGTGTGATTTATGTAATGAAAGACGTGAAAAAAATCCTATGAGAGTTATAGATTGTAAGGTTGAAACATGCCAGGAAAACATAAAAGATATACCTCTAATTGCAGATCACTTATGTCCAGATTGTCAGGAACATTTTGATAATTTAAAGAAATATCTTGATGAAATGGAAATAAAATATACTGTAGATAAAAAAATAGTTAGAGGTCTAGATTATTACAAAAGAACGGCTTTTGAGATAATATCAAATGACTTGGGTGCACAGTCAACAGTTTGTGGTGGTGGAAGATATGATGGACTTGTCGAACAGATAGGTGGGCCTAAGGGGTATAGTGGCGTAGGTTTTGCAATAGGAGCTGAAAGACTTCTGTTAACACTTGAAGCTAATGACATAGAAATAGAAAATGACAATAAAATAGATATATATGTTGTTACTATAGGAGAATTAGCTAAAACTAAGTCATTTTCTATATTAAAAGAACTTAGGGAAAATCATATTTCAGCTGATAAGGACCACTTGGATAGAAGTCTGAAAGCTCAATTTAAGTATGCTAATAAGATAAAATCAAAATATACTGTAGTGATTGGTGATGATGAAATAAATAACGATGAAGTAAATTTAAAAAATATGGAAGACTCTCAACAAAAGACTATAAAATTAAGCCAACTTGTTGATGAATTAAAGTCTTTACTATAG
- the aspS gene encoding aspartate--tRNA ligase: protein MDNLKGFKRTCYAGDLKDSHIGEEVILMGWVQKKRNLGGLVFVDLRDREGMAQIVFDADVNKEAFEKAEKLGSEYVIAIKGKVFERQSKNPNMSTGDVEVFVEELRVLNSSQTPPIYIKDDDEVSEALRLKYRYLDLRKPKMQKNLMMRHKVASIVRNYLSENNFCEIETPFLVKPTPEGARDYLVPSRVNEGRFYALPQSPQLYKQLLMVSGMDRYFQIVKCFRDEDLRADRQPEFTQIDCEMSFVEEDDVMSIMEGLIKKVFKETLDKDIDLPLPRMTYADAMNKYGSDKPDTRYGLEFVNISRLVANCGFKVFSDATKPGYSVRGINVVDGAEAFTRKAISHLEDHAKTYKAKGLAWMKISEEGVTSPIAKFFSEDELNSIVKEMNAKPGDLLLFVADKDSVVFDSLGQVRIAVAEKLGLADANKFNLLWVTEFPIFEEDEENGRFVAKHHPFTSPMDEDLDKINGEDKLSLRAKAYDIVLNGYEIGGGSIRISDAEVQKKMFKALGFSDEEAYNKFGFLIDAFKFGTPPHGGIAFGMDRLVMLLAGADNIREVIAFPKNQNAVCPMTNAPSIAEDAQLKELSIKVDIQKD from the coding sequence TTGGATAATTTAAAAGGTTTTAAAAGAACTTGCTATGCAGGTGACTTAAAAGATTCTCATATAGGAGAAGAAGTAATATTAATGGGTTGGGTTCAGAAAAAGAGAAATCTTGGTGGCCTAGTGTTCGTTGATTTAAGAGATAGAGAAGGAATGGCTCAAATAGTATTTGATGCTGATGTCAACAAGGAAGCTTTTGAAAAAGCTGAAAAATTAGGTAGTGAATATGTAATAGCCATAAAGGGTAAGGTTTTTGAAAGACAATCAAAAAATCCTAATATGTCTACTGGTGATGTTGAAGTATTCGTCGAAGAGTTAAGAGTATTGAACTCTTCACAGACACCACCGATATATATAAAAGACGATGATGAAGTAAGTGAAGCCTTAAGATTGAAATATAGATATTTAGATCTTAGAAAACCAAAAATGCAGAAAAATCTTATGATGAGACATAAGGTTGCAAGTATAGTTAGAAACTATTTATCAGAAAATAATTTTTGTGAAATAGAAACTCCATTTTTGGTTAAACCTACACCGGAAGGAGCTAGAGATTATCTTGTACCTTCAAGGGTAAATGAAGGTCGTTTTTATGCTTTACCACAGTCACCACAGCTATACAAACAGCTGTTGATGGTTAGTGGTATGGATAGATATTTCCAAATAGTTAAATGTTTTAGAGATGAAGATTTAAGAGCTGATAGACAACCTGAATTTACTCAGATAGACTGTGAAATGTCATTTGTTGAAGAAGATGATGTAATGTCTATTATGGAAGGTCTAATTAAAAAAGTCTTTAAGGAAACTTTAGATAAAGACATTGATTTGCCACTTCCTAGAATGACTTATGCAGACGCTATGAATAAATATGGATCAGATAAACCAGATACTAGATATGGTTTAGAATTTGTAAATATTAGTAGATTGGTAGCAAATTGTGGATTTAAAGTATTTTCCGATGCTACAAAGCCAGGCTACTCAGTAAGAGGTATAAATGTAGTTGATGGAGCAGAAGCTTTTACTAGAAAAGCTATAAGTCATTTAGAAGATCATGCGAAAACTTATAAAGCAAAGGGATTGGCTTGGATGAAGATTTCTGAAGAGGGAGTAACTTCACCTATAGCAAAATTCTTTAGTGAGGATGAATTAAACTCAATAGTTAAAGAAATGAATGCAAAACCAGGAGACTTACTATTATTTGTTGCCGATAAGGACTCTGTGGTATTTGATTCATTAGGTCAAGTGAGAATAGCTGTTGCAGAAAAACTTGGACTTGCTGATGCAAATAAATTTAATTTGTTATGGGTGACTGAATTTCCGATATTTGAGGAAGATGAAGAAAATGGTAGATTTGTAGCAAAACACCATCCGTTTACTTCACCGATGGATGAAGATTTGGACAAAATAAATGGAGAGGATAAATTATCCCTAAGAGCCAAGGCTTATGATATTGTATTAAATGGTTATGAAATAGGTGGTGGTTCTATTAGAATTTCAGATGCAGAAGTACAGAAAAAAATGTTCAAGGCACTAGGTTTTTCTGATGAAGAAGCGTATAATAAATTTGGGTTCTTAATTGATGCATTTAAGTTTGGTACACCTCCTCATGGTGGTATAGCATTTGGTATGGATAGATTAGTTATGCTACTTGCTGGAGCAGATAATATTAGAGAAGTAATAGCATTTCCTAAAAATCAAAATGCAGTTTGTCCTATGACTAACGCACCCTCAATAGCAGAAGATGCTCAGCTAAAAGAATTAAGTATCAAGGTTGATATACAGAAAGATTAA
- a CDS encoding metal-sensitive transcriptional regulator yields MGEDLKEELIVRKLNPNNDRRALIRRLKKIEGQIKGIQNMVEEERYCIDILNQISAVKSAMSSVGNIILSNHISGCVSDAIENNEADKDKMIKELIDMLNKYSR; encoded by the coding sequence ATGGGTGAAGATTTGAAAGAAGAGTTAATAGTAAGAAAATTAAACCCAAATAATGATAGACGGGCACTGATAAGAAGATTAAAAAAAATAGAAGGTCAGATAAAAGGCATTCAAAATATGGTAGAAGAAGAAAGATATTGCATTGATATTTTAAATCAAATATCTGCAGTTAAATCTGCCATGAGCTCAGTTGGTAATATTATATTATCTAATCATATTAGCGGTTGCGTTTCTGATGCAATAGAAAATAATGAAGCTGATAAAGATAAAATGATAAAAGAGTTAATTGATATGTTGAACAAGTACTCCAGATAA
- a CDS encoding SoxR reducing system RseC family protein: MDQKGHIVEIIDKDTALFKMERLSACASCGKCIGSTTSESQEIMVEVVNNIGAKVGDTVEVNMDDMNVLGAIGIVYGIPLFSLIIGTVGSYFLLKNQLEKNILEILSFAIGIILTIISYIIIKSKDSKFRESRRYMPVVSRILIDLNAIK; the protein is encoded by the coding sequence ATGGATCAAAAAGGACATATAGTAGAAATAATTGATAAAGATACGGCATTATTTAAAATGGAGAGATTATCTGCATGTGCTAGTTGTGGTAAATGTATAGGTTCTACAACTAGTGAGAGTCAAGAGATAATGGTAGAAGTAGTGAACAATATAGGAGCTAAAGTAGGAGATACAGTAGAAGTCAATATGGACGATATGAATGTATTAGGTGCAATAGGGATAGTATATGGTATACCACTTTTTTCTCTTATAATTGGTACAGTTGGTTCGTACTTTTTGTTAAAAAACCAGCTAGAAAAAAATATTTTAGAAATTCTTAGCTTTGCTATAGGTATAATTCTCACAATTATATCGTATATAATTATTAAATCTAAAGATTCTAAATTTAGAGAGAGTAGAAGGTATATGCCAGTAGTATCAAGAATTTTAATAGATTTAAATGCTATAAAATAA
- the pta gene encoding phosphate acetyltransferase, with translation MELIEGLKSQINGKNIRIVLPEGTEPRIIGAATKLHKEGILVPVLIGNKGEIARIAKEKAFEIEGIEVIDPKEYTDFDKMVESFVERRKGKVSQEDARKLLQDENYFGTMLTYMGLVDGMVSGAVHSTGDTVRPALQIVKTKPGVSRTSGAFVMIKGDIRYIFSDCAINIELDAEGLAGVAVESAKTAKMFGVDPKVAMLSFSTKGSAKHDLATKVEEATKMAKELDPSLPIEGEIQFDAAIVESVGQQKAPGSEVAGHANVFVFPSLEAGNIGYKIAQRLGGFEALGPILQGLNKPITDLSRGCSEEDVYKLSIITACQSLHN, from the coding sequence ATGGAATTAATCGAAGGATTGAAGTCACAAATTAATGGTAAAAATATTAGAATAGTTTTGCCAGAAGGAACTGAACCTAGAATAATAGGAGCAGCGACTAAATTACACAAAGAGGGAATTTTAGTACCAGTATTAATTGGTAACAAAGGTGAAATTGCTAGAATAGCAAAAGAAAAAGCTTTTGAAATTGAGGGAATTGAAGTGATAGATCCTAAGGAATATACCGACTTTGACAAGATGGTAGAATCATTTGTTGAAAGAAGAAAAGGAAAAGTTAGTCAAGAAGATGCAAGAAAATTACTTCAAGATGAAAATTATTTTGGTACTATGTTGACTTATATGGGATTGGTTGATGGTATGGTCAGTGGAGCTGTACATTCTACAGGTGATACAGTTAGACCAGCTTTACAGATAGTAAAGACTAAGCCAGGTGTAAGCAGAACGAGTGGTGCATTTGTAATGATTAAGGGTGATATTAGATATATATTCTCTGATTGTGCAATTAACATTGAATTAGATGCAGAAGGTTTGGCAGGAGTTGCTGTGGAAAGTGCAAAGACTGCGAAAATGTTTGGAGTGGATCCTAAGGTTGCTATGCTATCATTTTCTACTAAAGGATCAGCTAAGCACGATTTAGCTACAAAGGTTGAAGAGGCTACAAAGATGGCTAAAGAATTAGACCCAAGCCTTCCTATAGAAGGTGAAATCCAATTTGATGCAGCTATAGTTGAATCAGTTGGTCAGCAAAAAGCTCCAGGTTCAGAAGTTGCTGGACATGCAAATGTATTTGTATTCCCATCATTAGAAGCTGGTAATATAGGATACAAGATTGCTCAGAGATTAGGTGGATTTGAAGCTTTAGGTCCAATACTTCAAGGCTTGAATAAGCCAATCACTGATTTATCGAGAGGTTGCAGTGAAGAAGATGTATACAAATTAAGTATAATTACTGCTTGTCAAAGTTTACATAATTAA